One window of the Salvelinus sp. IW2-2015 unplaced genomic scaffold, ASM291031v2 Un_scaffold16647, whole genome shotgun sequence genome contains the following:
- the LOC112081000 gene encoding meprin A subunit beta-like, whose product MKKMSCLFKPPHKRRVPRNTVLNKDKLWDLPVPYVLEETLALNAKGIILRAFEQFRLKSCVDFKPRGSEYHFISAQKNRGCSSHVGRSSKYGQPLSIGNYCDHIGIVEHEFLHALGIWHEQSRYDRDEYVTIVWKNIRRGHERNFVKVSPHYSTTLGFPYDYSSVLHYSETSFSKGEGPTIITKQPEYQKIIGQRLEMSPQDALMLNKLYGCKKSISFMEHCNFDNQRLCGMSRCTKSLVGGWKRMKTVIGGPYSDFTNLGKTDGAGFFMHASTASGQEGDTARLESRETTPSRKCSVQCLQFYYYHSGNELDQLNIWIREYRDEKDPKGTLRLMEQITGSPGSHWMPYHVPLNGTKTFQVEFEVRKGAGQSTGGFSIDDINLSETECPHHTWQMKDFENLLTTSDINTVVYSPRYYSPEGYAYQIAIYLREVLFGVYVRLVSGKYDDQLQWPCHHRQVTIQLLDQNPHIQQRMSKQISITTEPSLQDDHDSWNNPCKVGMLENRGDESFYVNPAVGYLKFLTLTHLKHREFLKGGNIFFLITMQV is encoded by the exons ATGAAGAAGATGTCATGTTTGTTCAAG CCTCCGCATAAACGAAGGGTTCCAAGGAATACCGTTTTGAACAAGGACAAACTATGGGACCTTCCCGTCCCCTATGTGCTAGAAGAAACCCTTG CTTTGAATGCAAAAGGGATCATTCTGCGGGCCTTTGAGCAGTTCAGACTAAAATCATGCGTCGACTTCAAGCCCAGAGGCTCTGAGTATCACTTCATTTCAGCCCAGAAGAACAGAGG GTGTTCCTCCCACGTAGGGAGATCTTCCAAGTATGGACAGCCTCTTTCCATTGGAAATTACTGTGATCATATTGGCATTGTGGAGCATGAGTTTCTACACGCTCTGGGAATCTGGCATGAACAGTCCAGATATGACAGGGATGAATATGTGACCATTGTTTGGAAAAATATAAGACGTG GTCATGAGAGGAACTTTGTGAAGGTCTCTCCCCATTATTCGACCACCCTGGGTTTCCCGTATGACTACAGCTCGGTGCTGCATTACAGTGAGACATCATTCAGCAAGGGAGAGGGACCTACCATCATCACTAAGCAACCTGAGTACCAAAAGATTATTGGACAACGCCTTGAAATGAGCCCACAAGATGCCTTGATGCTGAACAAGCTATACGGATGCA AAAAATCTATTTCATTTATGGAACATTGTAACTTCGACAACCAGAGATTGTGTGGGATGAGTCGCTGCACCAAGAGTTTGGTAGGTGGCTGGAAAAGAATGAAGACTGTCATTGGGGGGCCCTATTCTGATTTCACCAACCTGGGGAAGACAGACG gtgctggtttcttcatgcatgcCAGCACAGCGTCAGGCCAGGAGGGGGACACAGCCCGACTGGAGAGCAGGGAGACGACTCCCAGCAGGAAGTGCAGTGTCCAGTGTCTGCAGTTCTACTACTACCACAGTGGTAACGAGTTAGACCAGCTCAACATCTGGATCAGAGAGTATCGTGATGAGAAAGACCCTAAAGGAACTCTCCGCCTCATGGAACAGATCACAG GTTCCCCAGGATCTCACTGGATGCCCTACCACGTGCCCCTGAATGGCACCAAAACCTTCCAGGTGGAGTTTGAGGTGCGTAAAGGAGCAGGACAGTCTACAGGTGGGTTTTCCATCGATGACATCAACCTGTCAGAAACCGAATGCCCCCATCACACCTGGCAGATGAAAGACTTTGAGAATCTTTTAACCACCAGTGACATTAACACTGTTGTGTACAGCCCCAGATACTATTCCCCAGAGGGCTATGCCTACCAGATTGCCATTTATCTTCGTGAAGTGTTGTTTGGAGTTTATGTGCGCTTAGTCTCAGGAAAGTATGATGACCAACTCCAGTGGCCTTGCCACCATCGACAAGTGACGATTCAACTACTGGACCAGAATCCCCACATCCAGCAACGCATGTCCAAGCAAATCAGCATTACCACTGAACCCTCACTTCAGGACG ACCATGATTCCTGGAACAATCCCTGTAAAGTCGGAATGCTAGAAAACAGGGGTGA